A single Methanocorpusculum vombati DNA region contains:
- a CDS encoding ribbon-helix-helix domain-containing protein, which translates to MTTRIAYFRLPADLLDRLDLAIRRMGYPSRSDYFTACALVTLHQPGETAEQLDPQTTCWITATVATAETLSRELFALIKTISHSVLAVKGVTAAWRHTGDILRRELYQRTGIWATDQEICRELKAYEIVHHTEFLYQRSSVLAEQHGIAPGRRTDT; encoded by the coding sequence ATGACCACCCGAATCGCCTACTTCCGCCTCCCCGCCGACCTTCTCGACCGGCTCGACCTCGCCATCCGCCGCATGGGATACCCCTCCCGCAGCGACTACTTCACCGCCTGCGCCCTCGTCACCCTGCACCAGCCCGGCGAAACCGCAGAACAGCTCGACCCGCAGACAACCTGCTGGATCACCGCAACCGTCGCAACCGCCGAAACCCTCAGCCGCGAACTCTTCGCCCTCATCAAAACCATCTCCCACTCCGTCCTTGCCGTCAAAGGAGTAACCGCCGCCTGGCGGCACACCGGCGACATCCTCCGCCGCGAACTCTACCAGCGTACCGGCATCTGGGCAACCGACCAGGAAATCTGCCGCGAACTCAAAGCATACGAAATCGTCCATCACACCGAATTCCTCTATCAGCGCAGCAGCGTCCTCGCCGAACAGCACGGCATCGCCCCCGGCCGCCGCACCGACACCTGA
- a CDS encoding HNH endonuclease signature motif containing protein produces the protein MTRTAQPPEPSARKTPVFGIHAGDYAAWYLHTTGRWNVNCQTGTITDTRTGKPVRFSPDPGSYLRTRVRILGMSVSVCKHRAVWAVAHGILALPLQYDLEVDHINHDRTDCRIENLRLLTRAQNAASGSKTIPHDLVRHIRAAYAGGEVTQAELAKRHGIAPATVRRIVRRITYRSVDA, from the coding sequence ATGACCCGCACCGCACAACCCCCCGAACCATCCGCCCGCAAAACACCCGTCTTCGGCATCCACGCCGGTGACTACGCCGCATGGTACCTCCACACCACCGGCAGATGGAACGTCAACTGCCAAACCGGCACCATCACCGACACCCGCACCGGAAAACCCGTCCGTTTCTCTCCCGACCCCGGCAGCTACCTCCGCACCCGCGTCCGCATCCTCGGCATGTCCGTCTCCGTCTGCAAACACCGCGCCGTATGGGCCGTCGCTCACGGCATCCTCGCACTCCCGCTCCAGTATGACCTGGAAGTTGACCACATCAACCACGACCGGACCGACTGCCGCATCGAAAACCTCCGGCTCCTCACCCGCGCCCAGAACGCCGCATCCGGCAGCAAAACCATCCCGCACGATCTTGTCCGGCATATCCGTGCCGCCTACGCCGGGGGAGAAGTAACCCAGGCAGAACTCGCAAAACGTCACGGCATCGCCCCCGCAACCGTCCGGCGGATCGTCCGCCGCATCACCTACCGGAGCGTGGACGCATGA